GAGACCTGGTTTGGTTTTGCGCCGTTTCAAGCCCTTGAGCCGGCGGCTGACGATCTGTTTGATCATGGCAAAATCATCCTGGCCGGCAATCCTTTTTATGCGGTATCTTCGATAGTACTGCTTGTATGGTTTGCCATCTTTGAATGCTACAGAGGAACCTACCGCGAACTTATTCCCCAGATTTGAAACATCAAATCCTTCGATCCAGCGTGGCGGAGTATCCAGATGCAGTGTTTCCTGTATTTCGATGAGTGCCGGCGAGATGGATGAGTGTGCCAATTTCGTCGATATTTCATGCTCGGCATTCTTCACAGCCCATTTCAAGAGGGTTTTGCTCTCACCCCTGGGATTGACCATTAGCCGCACTGTGAATCCCTTCTTTTCAAACCATCTCTGCTGGATATCCCAGTCGTCTGGCATGGACGCGATTATGATTTGCTCGGGCAGAAAGGAGATGTGAGTATATATTAATCTGATGAAAGCGCTTGCGACCTCTTCGCTGCTGCTCTGGGGGTTGATCTTCAGATCGTATATTTCCTTGGAGAGCAGTCTGTTCTCGCGTATCCTGAACAAACATGCTACGCAATGGAAACGGGTGCGCGCCGTGCCGATAATATCCCTGCTGATATTATCTTCGGTCACTATCTGCTGACGTTGCGATATTTTGCGGATCGCGAATAACTGATCCCGTAATGTCCTGGCAGCTTCGAAATTTTCAGAGTCGGCATGTGACCACATTTGTTTTTCGATGGTCTTTTCGAGTTCATTTGAATTGCCGCGCAGGAACTTTATTCCTTTTTTTACTAAAGCCGCGTACTCGGATTTTGTGATGCTATCGGTGCAGGGAGCGCTGCACCTGCCGAGATAGAATTCAAGGCAGGCACGTGAATATTTCCTGGAAAGGTCTTTGGTGCAGGAGACCAGCTTGAATATCCGGCATAAAGCATCGCGCGTTCTGCGAAGCGCCCGGGCATTCGCATAGGGGCCGAAGACAAGGGAACCGTCGTCGGTCAGGTCGCGCGTGAACAGAATGCGCGGGAAATCTTCGTTGATAGTGACCTTGAGATAAGGGAATTTCTTGTCGTCCTTAAGACGAATATTGTATTTCGGCTTGTGCATTTTTATCAAGGATTCTTCAAGGGTGAGTGCTTCGACATCGGAATTTGTCACGATCGTGTCGATGTCAAGGACCTGCTTTATGATGCTTGAATTGATGTAGGATGTCAGTCGGTTTCTCAGGTTAGCAGCCTTACCGATATATATTACTTTGTTTCTTCTATCCTTGAAGAGATATACACCTGGTAAAAGTGGTGCGTGAGCGATCTTTTCTTTCGGTGGATTTTTCATTATGTGGCGAGCAGCATATGGTGCTCGCAGCTTATCAGCGAAAACGCGGAGCTTCCGGCAGCAAGTTTATCCCTTGACCACGCCCAACGGTCTCATGCGAGCGACTTTGCGCGATATGCCTGCCTGATGCACGGCATCAACGACCATATCTATATCCTTATACGCTTCGGGTACTTCCTCTCTCAGCACCTCGCTGCTTGCGGACAGAACATAAATGCCTTTTTCCGCGAGCTCTTTGCTGATGCTCCGGCCGCGTGTTCTGTCCAGTGCTTTGGTCCGGGACATCACCCGGCCCGCACCGTGGCAGGTCGAACCAAAGGTTTCTTTCATTGCCAGGTCTGTTCCGAGCAGGAGATATGAATTTGTGCCCATGTCGCCAGGTATGAGCACGGGCTGGCCAATGCCCTTGTATGCGTCAGGCACTTCTTCATGCCCTGCCGGGAATGCCCGTGTTGCACCTTTCCGGTGTATGCATAATTCCTTTGTTTGGCCACCGACTACGTGTTTTTCGAACTTGGCGATATTGTGGGCCACGTCATAGATCAGATGCATGCTCAGCGCTTCTGATGATTTACCGAGCACTTTTTCAAATGATTCTCTGACCCAGTGCATTATGCATTGGCGATTTGCCCACGCGTAATTCGCCGCACACGCCATCTGTGCAAAATAGGATTTTCCTTCAGGTGATGTTATCGGAGCGCATGCCAGCTGCCGGTCAGGGATCTGTATTCCATACTCATGAGTGGTTCGGCCGAGTATTTTGACGTTGTCATCACATACCTGATAGCCAAGACCGCGCGAACCGGTGTGTATCATAACGGTTATTTGACCGACATCATCGATGCCCATGGTTTTTGCGGCTTCCCGGTCATAGATATCCTGCACGACCTGTATTTCGAGAAAATGATTTCCAGCGCCAAGCGTGCCGAGCTGGGGCCTTCCCCGCTGGAGCGCTCGTTTAGACACCATGTCCGGATTTGCGCCCGCTAGCGCACCGCGCGCCTCGATATGGTCGATGTCCTCTTCCCATCCATAACCCTTTTTCAATGCCCATTGCGCACCGTGAATCAGCACGTCCTTGACTTCGCGTTCGTCGATTCGGATCTTGCCGGTTGAGCCAACGCCGGAAGGAACGTTGTTAAATAAAGCGTGAACCAGTTCCTTGATCTTGCCCTTTATTTCTTTGTCGGTGAGGTCAGTACGCAGCAGGCGTACGCCGCAATTGATATCATAACCTACGCCACCGGGTGAAATAATACCCGTGTCGATTTCAAAAGCCGCGACACCGCCGATCGGGAATCCATAACCCCAGTGGATGTCCGGCATGGCCATCGCGCATCCGACAATACCCGGTAGAGTGGCAACATTTGCCACTTGTTCTGGAGCCTGGTCAGAGACTATCTGC
This portion of the candidate division WOR-3 bacterium genome encodes:
- a CDS encoding RtcB family protein; the protein is MSWQGKLEKIDNYRYKIPRSYKSGMKTDGLIYASERMLPQIVSDQAPEQVANVATLPGIVGCAMAMPDIHWGYGFPIGGVAAFEIDTGIISPGGVGYDINCGVRLLRTDLTDKEIKGKIKELVHALFNNVPSGVGSTGKIRIDEREVKDVLIHGAQWALKKGYGWEEDIDHIEARGALAGANPDMVSKRALQRGRPQLGTLGAGNHFLEIQVVQDIYDREAAKTMGIDDVGQITVMIHTGSRGLGYQVCDDNVKILGRTTHEYGIQIPDRQLACAPITSPEGKSYFAQMACAANYAWANRQCIMHWVRESFEKVLGKSSEALSMHLIYDVAHNIAKFEKHVVGGQTKELCIHRKGATRAFPAGHEEVPDAYKGIGQPVLIPGDMGTNSYLLLGTDLAMKETFGSTCHGAGRVMSRTKALDRTRGRSISKELAEKGIYVLSASSEVLREEVPEAYKDIDMVVDAVHQAGISRKVARMRPLGVVKG
- the uvrC gene encoding excinuclease ABC subunit UvrC, which translates into the protein MKNPPKEKIAHAPLLPGVYLFKDRRNKVIYIGKAANLRNRLTSYINSSIIKQVLDIDTIVTNSDVEALTLEESLIKMHKPKYNIRLKDDKKFPYLKVTINEDFPRILFTRDLTDDGSLVFGPYANARALRRTRDALCRIFKLVSCTKDLSRKYSRACLEFYLGRCSAPCTDSITKSEYAALVKKGIKFLRGNSNELEKTIEKQMWSHADSENFEAARTLRDQLFAIRKISQRQQIVTEDNISRDIIGTARTRFHCVACLFRIRENRLLSKEIYDLKINPQSSSEEVASAFIRLIYTHISFLPEQIIIASMPDDWDIQQRWFEKKGFTVRLMVNPRGESKTLLKWAVKNAEHEISTKLAHSSISPALIEIQETLHLDTPPRWIEGFDVSNLGNKFAVGSSVAFKDGKPYKQYYRRYRIKRIAGQDDFAMIKQIVSRRLKGLKRRKTKPGLLLIDGGKGQLSSALRVIKELDTEIPTFALAKRSDELFNTGGNTISIPPTSKGFYLLKRLRDEAHRFAIGYHRKLRGKQVTKSLLDSISGVGKFRKLMILKYFGSVEALRKASETEIAKVPGIGTNIAKRIYESLHT